In one window of Leptospira sp. WS92.C1 DNA:
- a CDS encoding aldehyde dehydrogenase family protein yields MPTLQESPVKKPNSIPATLPTVDRAEIERVFKLQKQHFHKIMKLTTAAERIQRLKKLKAAIFKYTPEIEKAVNADFQKSEREVDITEIMPTISEINDAIHHIRSWMRPVSVKTPLTLLGAKSQIRYEPRGVVLIIGPWNYPFYLSFAPLAAAIAAGNTALIKPSEFTPATSAVIQKIVNEVFPKEEVAVFEGDYQVSGALMELPLDHIFFTGSTQVGKIVMTAAAKHLTSVTLELGGKSPAIIDHSANLKKAAKKLIWGKVLNAGQTCVAPDYLLIPNDLVKPFVDEAKAVVKEFYTKNGQSIKENPDFCRIVNDRNFNRVSGYIHEAVEKGAKIEMGGDTDASQNYIEPTILSNVPENSNIMEDEIFGPVLPLIPYTNLDEAIAKINSKPKPLALYIFGKKERTIKKILKETSSGGVSINDVILHLVNPNLPFGGVNHSGHGSYHGFFGFKAFSHERSVLRQSIFNSISLMYPPYTNFVKRLVSLTKKFLV; encoded by the coding sequence ATGCCAACTTTACAGGAATCCCCGGTAAAAAAACCGAATTCTATACCCGCAACCCTTCCTACTGTGGATAGGGCCGAAATTGAACGTGTGTTTAAACTTCAAAAACAACATTTTCATAAGATTATGAAACTCACGACGGCCGCTGAGCGGATCCAGCGTTTGAAAAAGCTAAAAGCGGCTATTTTCAAATACACGCCTGAAATTGAAAAGGCTGTGAACGCGGATTTCCAAAAGAGTGAAAGAGAAGTGGACATTACCGAAATCATGCCGACCATTTCCGAGATCAACGACGCCATTCATCACATTCGAAGTTGGATGAGACCTGTCAGTGTAAAAACTCCTTTGACTCTGTTGGGAGCGAAAAGTCAGATCCGTTACGAACCTCGCGGAGTCGTTCTGATCATCGGACCTTGGAACTATCCGTTTTATCTGAGTTTTGCACCATTGGCCGCAGCGATTGCCGCCGGTAATACCGCGCTGATCAAACCTTCCGAATTTACACCTGCAACTTCCGCAGTGATTCAAAAAATTGTGAACGAAGTGTTTCCAAAAGAAGAAGTCGCCGTTTTTGAAGGCGATTATCAAGTATCGGGAGCTCTGATGGAACTTCCGTTAGACCATATCTTTTTTACGGGGAGCACTCAGGTCGGGAAGATTGTAATGACTGCCGCTGCAAAACATCTAACCTCAGTCACTCTTGAGTTGGGCGGAAAATCACCTGCGATCATCGATCACAGTGCGAACCTTAAAAAAGCCGCTAAAAAACTCATTTGGGGTAAGGTATTGAACGCGGGACAAACTTGTGTGGCTCCGGATTATCTCTTGATTCCGAACGATCTCGTAAAACCGTTTGTCGACGAGGCAAAGGCGGTAGTAAAGGAATTTTACACAAAGAACGGACAATCGATTAAAGAAAATCCGGATTTTTGTAGAATTGTGAACGACCGTAACTTCAATCGAGTTTCCGGTTACATTCATGAGGCCGTCGAAAAAGGCGCTAAGATAGAGATGGGGGGAGATACGGACGCTTCTCAGAATTATATCGAACCTACGATTCTCAGCAATGTACCAGAAAATTCGAATATTATGGAAGATGAAATTTTCGGACCTGTACTTCCTCTGATTCCATACACAAATCTGGACGAAGCAATCGCAAAGATCAATTCCAAACCGAAACCTTTGGCTCTTTACATTTTTGGTAAAAAGGAGCGCACGATTAAAAAGATTTTGAAAGAAACTTCTTCCGGAGGAGTTTCCATAAACGATGTGATATTACACCTCGTGAATCCAAATCTTCCTTTCGGCGGAGTCAATCATTCCGGACACGGAAGTTATCACGGATTTTTTGGTTTCAAAGCGTTTTCACACGAGCGTTCCGTATTGCGTCAGTCGATTTTTAATTCGATCAGCCTGATGTATCCGCCGTATACGAATTTTGTGAAAAGACTCGTTTCTTTGACAAAGAAGTTTCTCGTTTGA
- a CDS encoding DoxX family protein, translating into MNQWLQEHRDWLVDFLRIYLGGVLIYKGLEFLSNTDALIRLMEMNNAPMGSALLAHYIVIAHICGGILLLSGLLTRFAAMLQVPVLIGAVLFIHAKEGFMAPGSNLPYAALILLLLFHFSLYGSGRISADYYIETHKSV; encoded by the coding sequence TTGAATCAATGGCTTCAAGAACATCGGGATTGGTTGGTGGATTTTTTAAGGATCTATCTAGGAGGAGTTTTAATTTACAAAGGTCTTGAGTTCCTATCGAATACGGATGCGCTGATCAGATTGATGGAGATGAATAACGCTCCCATGGGATCTGCGTTACTCGCTCATTACATTGTAATCGCTCATATCTGCGGCGGTATTCTTCTTTTATCCGGACTATTGACTCGTTTTGCAGCGATGCTTCAGGTTCCCGTTTTGATTGGGGCAGTTCTTTTTATTCATGCGAAAGAAGGATTTATGGCTCCCGGTTCTAACCTACCGTATGCCGCATTGATCCTTCTTTTGTTATTCCACTTTTCTTTGTATGGTTCGGGAAGAATTTCCGCGGACTACTATATAGAAACCCATAAAAGTGTATAA
- the ilvB gene encoding biosynthetic-type acetolactate synthase large subunit has translation MNLSGAELIIRFLEFAGIEIVAGIPGGASLPIYDALYGSRIRHILARHEQGAGFIAGGIARVTGRPAVCMASSGPGVTNLITAIADAKMDSVPLIAITGQVPVGMIGTDAFQEIDTFGLSIPITKRSYLVKKIGDLVKILPQAWNTATEGRPGPVWIDVPKDVALARIEWDQKKELEFWNILKIKNTSKISREWLDCFQKILSNSQKPVFYIGGGMNQPYTADLFRTLLERFPFPVVSTLMGLGICPDLHPLFMGMLGMHGSRATNMALEEADLLIALGVRFDDRATGKLSEFCPNAKIIHVDIDSTEIGKNKNPDLYLKYSIQDFLAEILEEKIQDHCNREEWLNHISSLKTLYALPMPNKAETLHPFSVIKQVSEILGEKAIITTDVGQHQMWVAQYYPFQHQGSLLTSGGLGTMGFGLPSAIGAALVSPGKRIVCVSGDGSILMNIQELDTLRELDLDVTILLMNNGHLGLVRQQQELFFSSRFSASKFSLPTNFAKIASSFGISSFELKEESDCFEVLIEALNIKGPSFVVLNIAPELHVLPMVPPGKANREMIH, from the coding sequence ATGAATTTAAGCGGAGCGGAACTTATCATTCGATTTTTAGAATTCGCAGGAATCGAAATTGTCGCAGGAATACCGGGAGGAGCGAGTCTTCCCATCTACGACGCGTTATACGGAAGCAGGATCCGTCACATTCTCGCGCGACACGAACAAGGCGCCGGTTTTATCGCGGGGGGGATCGCGCGTGTTACCGGAAGACCCGCGGTTTGTATGGCTTCGTCCGGTCCGGGAGTTACAAATCTGATTACGGCGATTGCGGACGCGAAAATGGATTCGGTTCCTCTGATTGCGATTACGGGTCAAGTTCCGGTGGGAATGATCGGAACGGATGCGTTTCAGGAAATCGATACGTTTGGATTGTCCATTCCGATCACAAAAAGAAGTTATCTCGTAAAAAAGATCGGGGATCTCGTAAAAATTCTGCCCCAAGCTTGGAATACGGCCACGGAAGGACGTCCCGGTCCGGTTTGGATCGACGTTCCCAAGGACGTGGCTTTGGCAAGGATCGAATGGGATCAAAAAAAAGAATTAGAATTTTGGAATATTCTAAAGATAAAGAATACCTCCAAAATAAGTCGGGAATGGCTGGATTGTTTTCAGAAAATTTTGTCGAATTCTCAAAAACCCGTTTTTTATATCGGCGGGGGAATGAATCAACCTTATACGGCCGATTTATTTAGAACGCTTCTCGAACGATTTCCGTTTCCGGTGGTTTCGACTTTGATGGGTTTGGGAATTTGTCCTGACTTGCATCCCTTATTTATGGGCATGCTCGGAATGCACGGTTCGAGGGCGACAAATATGGCCTTAGAAGAAGCGGATCTTTTGATCGCGTTAGGCGTTCGTTTTGACGATCGGGCGACGGGAAAACTGAGCGAGTTTTGTCCAAACGCTAAGATCATTCATGTAGATATCGACTCCACTGAGATCGGAAAAAATAAAAATCCGGATCTTTATTTAAAGTATTCTATACAAGATTTTTTGGCGGAAATCTTGGAGGAAAAAATTCAAGATCATTGTAACAGGGAAGAATGGTTAAATCATATTTCTTCGCTCAAGACTTTATATGCGCTTCCGATGCCGAACAAAGCGGAAACTTTACATCCTTTTTCCGTGATCAAACAAGTTTCAGAAATTTTGGGTGAAAAGGCGATCATCACAACTGACGTAGGACAACATCAGATGTGGGTAGCTCAGTATTATCCGTTTCAACATCAGGGGAGTCTTTTGACTTCGGGCGGTTTGGGAACAATGGGATTTGGCTTGCCTTCCGCCATCGGAGCGGCATTGGTTTCTCCCGGAAAACGGATCGTTTGTGTTTCCGGCGACGGATCGATTTTGATGAACATCCAAGAATTGGATACGCTCCGGGAATTGGATTTGGATGTTACGATCCTTTTGATGAACAACGGTCATCTCGGACTCGTACGACAACAACAGGAGCTTTTCTTTTCTTCGAGGTTTTCGGCATCCAAATTTTCACTGCCTACAAACTTTGCGAAAATTGCGTCCTCGTTTGGCATTTCCTCCTTTGAGTTAAAGGAAGAATCCGATTGTTTCGAAGTGTTAATCGAAGCATTGAATATAAAAGGTCCTTCCTTTGTAGTTTTGAATATCGCCCCGGAGTTGCACGTTTTACCGATGGTTCCTCCCGGAAAAGCGAACCGAGAAATGATTCATTAG
- a CDS encoding ATP-binding protein, producing MEHSDPNIPIPANETFRLQALQAYQILDSAPEEKFDSLTQIAAYICDAQIAMISLIDMNRQWFKAKIGLEESETPRNISFCQYAILQDNILEIEDAHLDSRFKENPLVLGPPYIRFYAGSPLKTPEGFNIGTLCVIDSKPKKLDQRQKMILNVLSNQIISNFELIKKNLELVQIRKKEEELQNSKSQFFANMSHEIRTPVHGILGITDLLSETELKSEQREYVDTIRKSGGLLLSLLNDILDFSKLESGHMKFETVAFDLIELLKDATSLFEMDGKRKNIEFKLELGEIKSLIITTDPNRLKQILVNLISNAFKFTEKGGIFLTLKIISWTKEGCEISIQVKDTGIGIPELKLNDLFQAYTQADTSVSRKYGGTGLGLAISKNLADLMNLKLTAQSVMNRGSVFEISGRLPLAEKSEIKFESKKQVSNPNGDPIHNLKILVAEDNEINQMLIKRVLEKLGYNPVIVSNGIEALHHIEINGADVLFLDIQMPELSGIDTAKILTQHTNQSLRPYIIAITANANLADKEACLAVGIDDYVIKPFQKEEIANLLNKFSSIRKKSKT from the coding sequence GTGGAACATTCCGACCCAAATATTCCGATTCCGGCAAATGAAACCTTTCGTTTACAAGCCCTGCAAGCCTATCAAATTTTAGACTCTGCACCGGAGGAAAAATTTGATTCTCTGACTCAGATTGCAGCATATATCTGCGATGCGCAGATCGCGATGATCTCCCTAATCGATATGAATCGTCAATGGTTCAAAGCCAAAATAGGTTTGGAGGAATCCGAAACTCCGAGAAATATTTCGTTTTGTCAGTATGCGATCCTTCAGGACAATATTCTTGAAATCGAAGACGCTCATCTCGATTCGAGATTTAAGGAAAATCCGCTTGTTTTAGGACCTCCTTACATTCGTTTTTATGCAGGTTCTCCTCTCAAAACGCCGGAAGGATTCAATATCGGAACCCTTTGTGTAATCGATTCGAAACCGAAAAAATTGGATCAAAGACAAAAAATGATCTTAAATGTTTTGTCCAATCAGATCATCTCCAATTTCGAACTGATCAAAAAAAATCTTGAGCTCGTCCAAATTCGCAAAAAAGAAGAGGAACTTCAAAATTCGAAAAGTCAGTTTTTTGCGAATATGAGTCACGAAATTCGGACTCCCGTTCATGGAATTTTAGGGATAACCGATCTTCTTTCCGAAACCGAATTAAAATCGGAACAAAGGGAATACGTAGATACGATTCGTAAAAGCGGCGGCTTGCTTTTAAGCCTTCTCAACGATATATTAGATTTTTCTAAATTAGAATCTGGCCATATGAAATTTGAGACTGTCGCTTTTGATCTGATCGAACTTTTAAAGGACGCAACCTCGCTTTTTGAGATGGATGGCAAAAGAAAAAACATAGAATTCAAATTAGAACTCGGCGAAATCAAATCTCTAATCATAACAACGGATCCGAACCGGCTCAAACAAATTTTAGTGAACCTGATTTCAAACGCGTTTAAGTTCACCGAAAAAGGGGGTATTTTCCTAACACTCAAAATCATTTCTTGGACAAAAGAAGGATGCGAAATCAGTATCCAGGTAAAGGATACCGGAATCGGAATTCCGGAATTAAAACTCAACGACCTTTTCCAAGCTTATACCCAAGCCGATACTTCCGTCTCCAGAAAATACGGCGGCACCGGGTTAGGCTTAGCAATCAGCAAAAATCTAGCCGATCTGATGAATCTAAAACTCACGGCACAAAGCGTTATGAACCGCGGAAGTGTTTTTGAAATTTCGGGAAGATTGCCTTTGGCTGAAAAATCGGAAATTAAATTCGAATCAAAAAAACAAGTTTCAAACCCGAACGGAGATCCGATTCATAATTTAAAAATACTCGTAGCCGAAGATAACGAAATCAATCAGATGCTGATCAAAAGGGTATTGGAAAAATTAGGATATAACCCCGTGATCGTTTCCAACGGAATCGAAGCATTACATCATATTGAAATAAACGGTGCCGATGTGTTGTTTTTGGACATTCAAATGCCGGAACTTAGCGGAATCGATACTGCAAAAATTCTGACTCAACATACCAATCAATCGTTAAGACCGTATATCATAGCAATTACGGCTAACGCAAATCTTGCCGACAAGGAAGCATGTTTGGCGGTCGGTATAGACGATTATGTTATCAAACCTTTTCAAAAAGAAGAAATCGCAAATCTATTGAATAAGTTTTCTTCTATCCGAAAAAAATCCAAAACCTAA
- a CDS encoding hemin-degrading factor, with the protein MIVENSSKEITFKKWKELKEKDSKLRIRDCANLLDVSEAELLLSIPKNSEPEFPSVFYLNGNWESLLLGVQTLGRVMALTRNESCVHERKGEYKNVNVNGQMALVVGEEIDLRIFLSQWKFGFAVEEIKKDETLRSFQIFDLFGNAVHKIYLRDPSKIQEWETLKNSLCNFEEHKLEIQKEKKSIAEKREPINKEDKIKFLQSWGHLKDTHEFFSLLKNFKITRPESMRIAEGKFTTTLSKESVWKTLNLASENKVPIMVFVGNPGCIQIHTGEIFRTAAMGPWWNVLDPEFNLHLNSETIKEVWKVVKPSQDGDIHSIEVYDSEGELIVQFFGKRKPGIPEREDWRDLLSNLS; encoded by the coding sequence ATGATCGTAGAAAATTCATCCAAAGAAATCACATTCAAAAAATGGAAAGAACTCAAGGAAAAAGACTCTAAACTTAGGATCCGGGATTGCGCCAATCTTTTGGACGTTTCAGAAGCAGAGCTCCTTTTATCGATTCCGAAAAATTCCGAACCCGAATTCCCTTCCGTTTTTTATTTAAACGGCAATTGGGAAAGTCTTCTTTTAGGAGTTCAAACTCTGGGAAGAGTTATGGCTCTTACAAGAAACGAATCCTGTGTTCACGAGCGAAAGGGAGAATATAAAAACGTAAATGTAAACGGACAAATGGCGCTCGTAGTCGGCGAAGAAATCGATCTGAGAATTTTTCTTTCCCAGTGGAAATTCGGATTCGCGGTGGAGGAAATTAAAAAAGACGAAACCCTCAGATCCTTTCAGATCTTTGATCTTTTCGGGAACGCGGTTCATAAGATCTATCTCAGGGACCCTTCTAAAATTCAAGAATGGGAGACTCTCAAAAACTCTCTTTGCAATTTCGAAGAACACAAGTTGGAAATTCAAAAAGAGAAAAAATCGATCGCGGAAAAAAGAGAACCGATCAACAAAGAGGACAAAATAAAATTCCTCCAATCCTGGGGACATTTAAAAGACACGCACGAGTTTTTTAGTTTATTAAAAAATTTTAAAATAACAAGACCAGAATCGATGCGGATTGCGGAAGGAAAATTCACAACCACGTTGTCCAAAGAAAGCGTATGGAAAACACTAAATTTAGCTTCTGAAAACAAAGTTCCTATCATGGTGTTTGTCGGAAATCCCGGCTGTATACAGATTCATACAGGAGAAATTTTTAGAACCGCAGCAATGGGTCCTTGGTGGAACGTTTTGGATCCTGAGTTCAACCTTCACCTCAATTCCGAAACGATCAAAGAGGTCTGGAAGGTCGTAAAACCGTCCCAAGACGGAGACATCCATTCCATTGAAGTATACGATTCCGAGGGAGAACTGATCGTTCAATTCTTCGGAAAAAGAAAACCGGGAATTCCCGAAAGAGAGGATTGGAGAGATTTACTCTCCAATCTATCTTAA
- the tpx gene encoding thiol peroxidase: MAQVTLKGNPVSLEGKIPAAGDKAPDFKAIKQDLSELSLKDFAGKVKILVAVPSLDTSVCALETKTFNEKAAGLNGIATLIVSGDLPFAMGRFCSTEGINSPNLITGSQFRDFSFSKAYGTHIADGPLKGLSARAVFVVDKTDTVRYVELVPEITTEPNYAAALAAANAAL; this comes from the coding sequence ATGGCACAAGTGACCCTCAAAGGCAATCCGGTTTCTCTCGAAGGAAAAATTCCGGCGGCCGGGGATAAGGCTCCGGATTTCAAAGCGATCAAACAGGATCTTTCCGAACTCAGTCTCAAGGATTTCGCAGGCAAAGTAAAAATTCTCGTAGCGGTTCCGAGCTTGGACACCTCGGTCTGCGCACTCGAAACGAAAACCTTTAACGAAAAAGCGGCGGGGCTCAACGGAATCGCGACCTTGATCGTCTCCGGCGATCTCCCTTTTGCAATGGGGCGTTTTTGTTCTACGGAAGGGATCAATTCTCCCAATCTGATTACGGGATCCCAGTTCAGAGATTTTTCTTTTTCAAAGGCATATGGAACTCATATTGCCGACGGTCCTCTCAAAGGACTTTCTGCACGGGCGGTTTTTGTAGTAGATAAGACAGATACTGTGCGTTATGTGGAATTGGTTCCGGAAATCACTACGGAGCCGAATTACGCTGCTGCGTTAGCGGCCGCAAACGCAGCGTTGTAA
- a CDS encoding FecCD family ABC transporter permease, with product MIAPASDKRLKKEIKSFSVNGTKRQGENSRSLKLKYIYLTLSVAFIAIGIFSLSLGSTRFSFMELINLFKANGSESGKEFLVFNLRLPRFVLAALVGGSLALAGGISQGIFRNPLVDPSFLGIGSGAALAASIWILGSEKFLGFLPSYLIGKNSFLLQFASFSGASIVTFVLYAFSSKKSAYGSTVLIILTGVALTSTAEASMGFVYYLADDSQMRAITFWRLGSLAAAGQSSISIFTPVLLFCIFMIPYLSRGLNVLALGENEAFYSGFKVKNIRNLALLVISLLVGVAVSLCGNIGFVGLLIPHILRMLIGPDHRILLPLSFFGGAVLLSISDLTARTIVFPAELPIGIITSALGGPFFLYLVIREKGKGGWI from the coding sequence ATGATCGCTCCGGCTTCGGATAAAAGGCTAAAAAAAGAAATCAAATCGTTTTCCGTAAACGGAACAAAACGTCAAGGTGAAAATTCGCGAAGTTTAAAACTGAAATACATTTATTTGACGTTAAGCGTCGCTTTCATAGCAATCGGGATCTTTTCACTGAGTTTGGGCTCTACTCGATTTTCATTTATGGAATTGATAAACCTATTCAAAGCAAACGGCTCGGAATCGGGAAAAGAATTTTTAGTATTCAATTTGAGACTTCCGCGTTTTGTACTGGCCGCTTTGGTGGGCGGAAGCCTCGCCTTGGCGGGCGGAATTTCCCAAGGTATATTTCGAAATCCGCTCGTAGATCCGAGTTTTCTCGGAATCGGTTCCGGTGCGGCGCTCGCGGCCTCGATTTGGATTTTGGGTTCCGAAAAGTTTCTCGGTTTTCTTCCCTCCTATCTAATCGGAAAAAACAGTTTTTTATTACAGTTCGCATCCTTTAGCGGGGCTTCAATCGTTACCTTTGTGCTTTATGCCTTTTCATCCAAGAAATCGGCATACGGATCAACGGTGCTGATCATTCTCACGGGAGTTGCATTGACTTCCACTGCGGAAGCGTCGATGGGATTCGTCTATTATCTCGCAGATGATTCTCAAATGAGAGCGATCACGTTTTGGAGATTAGGAAGTCTTGCGGCCGCTGGTCAAAGTTCCATTTCAATTTTTACTCCGGTATTGTTATTTTGTATATTCATGATTCCTTATTTATCCAGGGGTTTGAATGTTCTTGCGTTGGGGGAAAACGAGGCGTTTTATTCGGGGTTTAAGGTTAAGAATATCAGAAACCTTGCGCTTTTGGTGATCAGTCTTTTGGTGGGAGTCGCGGTTTCACTCTGTGGAAACATAGGTTTTGTGGGACTTTTGATTCCCCATATTCTTAGAATGCTGATAGGACCCGATCATAGAATATTACTTCCTCTCTCCTTTTTTGGGGGCGCCGTTTTATTATCGATCTCGGATTTGACTGCGAGAACGATCGTCTTCCCTGCGGAACTTCCAATCGGAATCATCACAAGCGCGTTAGGCGGTCCTTTCTTTTTATACCTAGTGATTCGTGAAAAGGGAAAAGGTGGTTGGATATGA
- a CDS encoding alpha/beta hydrolase — MKQKIFKIFLGLFSLSIVLIIGGAWYFSGVLMHPKTHRCEIDHYLYCGDPKSDLGLEFETIEYVTSDGFKISAWWIPASKKSDKAILSIHGRGATRREGLRYVKLFHEQGINVILPDLRDCGESQKSFSSMGYHERKDLLATLQYAKMRGMKSIGILGFSMGSSTSILFMAEQPEIKIGIFDSGFADFIDVVAYNAKKDFGLSKYPLLPLVVFFYENRGNLKTDELSPERVIGSIAPRPVLIFHGDKDDGVPYEHGLRLEKAAKEPKELVIVKDGEHTKLWQKDETLVSSKILKLIQKL; from the coding sequence ATGAAACAAAAAATTTTTAAAATATTTCTCGGGTTATTCAGCCTCTCAATCGTTCTCATCATCGGAGGGGCTTGGTATTTTTCCGGGGTTTTGATGCATCCTAAAACGCACCGATGTGAAATCGATCACTATCTTTATTGCGGAGATCCTAAATCCGATCTAGGTTTGGAATTTGAAACGATAGAATATGTGACCTCGGACGGATTTAAGATTTCGGCTTGGTGGATTCCCGCCTCCAAAAAATCGGATAAGGCGATTCTTTCGATCCACGGTCGAGGGGCGACTCGAAGAGAAGGGCTGCGTTATGTGAAACTGTTTCACGAACAAGGGATTAACGTCATTCTTCCGGATCTGAGGGATTGCGGAGAAAGTCAGAAATCGTTTAGTTCCATGGGATATCACGAGAGAAAGGATCTTCTCGCGACTCTACAGTATGCAAAGATGCGAGGAATGAAATCGATCGGGATTCTCGGATTTTCCATGGGTTCTTCGACTTCCATTCTTTTTATGGCGGAACAACCGGAGATCAAAATCGGAATCTTTGATTCCGGATTTGCGGACTTTATAGATGTGGTCGCTTATAACGCAAAAAAAGATTTCGGTCTTTCTAAGTATCCTTTGTTACCGTTGGTCGTTTTCTTTTACGAAAATCGAGGAAATTTAAAAACAGACGAACTGTCTCCGGAACGAGTGATCGGCTCCATTGCGCCAAGACCGGTTTTGATCTTTCACGGAGACAAGGATGACGGTGTTCCGTATGAACACGGGTTACGTTTGGAAAAGGCTGCGAAAGAGCCGAAGGAGTTGGTGATTGTAAAGGATGGGGAGCATACAAAACTCTGGCAGAAGGACGAAACGTTGGTTTCGTCCAAGATCTTGAAGTTAATTCAAAAATTATAA
- a CDS encoding pirin family protein has protein sequence MNLRKVKTIRPSLKTMEGGGFPVRRPFPVQDLIQLDPFLLLDEMGPVEYQPGKAIGAPEHPHRGFETVTYLLTGEMEHRDSWGNYGKLKSGDVQWMTAGSGLVHSELPSDQFQKSGGRMHGFQLWVNLPASEKMSQPRYQDTPAERIPEVESEDHKTKIRVIAGEVLGKKAVIETKIPILYFHFRLLPGADITIPVPETYNVFVYPFSGDGVLFTEEGQIQVKEGDMVWFERDKGDIRFFLPENSRKEWEFLLIGGVPVEEPVARYGPFVMNTQEEIYQAFSDFQAGRMGTIHS, from the coding sequence ATGAATCTTAGGAAAGTTAAAACGATCAGACCGTCTTTGAAAACTATGGAAGGAGGCGGTTTTCCCGTGCGCAGACCGTTCCCGGTTCAAGATCTAATTCAACTGGATCCGTTTCTGTTATTAGACGAAATGGGACCCGTAGAATATCAGCCCGGAAAAGCAATTGGTGCTCCCGAACATCCGCATAGAGGGTTTGAAACAGTCACTTATTTATTGACTGGCGAAATGGAGCACCGGGATTCTTGGGGAAATTACGGAAAATTGAAATCGGGAGATGTGCAATGGATGACCGCCGGATCCGGTTTGGTTCATTCCGAATTGCCTTCGGATCAGTTTCAAAAAAGTGGCGGTCGGATGCATGGATTTCAGCTTTGGGTAAACCTTCCCGCCTCGGAAAAAATGAGTCAGCCGAGATATCAAGACACTCCCGCTGAAAGAATTCCGGAAGTCGAAAGCGAGGATCATAAAACCAAAATTCGGGTGATCGCCGGAGAAGTTTTGGGAAAGAAGGCGGTAATCGAAACCAAGATTCCGATTTTGTATTTTCATTTTCGTCTTTTGCCCGGCGCTGATATTACGATTCCCGTTCCAGAGACGTATAACGTGTTTGTGTATCCTTTTTCGGGAGACGGAGTCTTGTTTACGGAAGAAGGACAAATACAGGTGAAAGAAGGGGACATGGTTTGGTTTGAACGTGATAAAGGGGATATTCGTTTTTTTCTTCCGGAAAATTCTCGGAAAGAATGGGAATTTCTTTTGATCGGAGGGGTTCCCGTGGAAGAACCTGTGGCTCGATACGGTCCTTTTGTGATGAATACCCAAGAGGAAATTTATCAGGCCTTTAGCGATTTTCAGGCAGGTAGAATGGGAACAATCCACTCGTAA
- a CDS encoding heme ABC transporter ATP-binding protein: MSLVLSDVSFIAGGRKILDKIYLDLNPGELLAVIGPNGSGKSTLLKILSGELKPSSGHILLDGKSLDQYSPAELSMRRSVLSQESEVRFPFTSEEVVRLGRSGDTLRVPKQIEDTLVNRSFFKVDLDERHKQTLFPLLSGGEKQRSQLARVLVQDADPPNRQRYVLLDEPGASLDPNRQHRILILASELASEGRGVLVILHDLNLALRYADRVAVFNDGKLKECGKPEQVLSENFVNKIFKLRTIKIPFPEGKGSFLLPLGPSEIEESNLSHIKIIQENFRKKI; encoded by the coding sequence ATGAGTTTAGTTTTATCCGATGTCAGCTTTATCGCCGGTGGACGCAAAATCTTAGATAAAATTTATCTGGATCTAAATCCTGGGGAACTTCTTGCAGTGATCGGTCCCAACGGTTCCGGAAAGTCCACCTTGCTCAAAATTCTATCGGGGGAGCTCAAGCCAAGTTCCGGACATATTCTACTGGATGGAAAATCTTTGGATCAGTATTCACCTGCCGAACTTTCCATGAGAAGATCGGTTCTGTCACAGGAATCCGAAGTCAGGTTTCCATTTACATCCGAAGAAGTCGTTCGTTTAGGCAGATCTGGAGACACACTCAGAGTCCCAAAACAAATCGAAGACACATTGGTAAATCGATCTTTTTTCAAAGTCGATTTGGACGAAAGACACAAGCAAACTTTATTTCCACTTTTATCCGGCGGGGAAAAACAAAGATCACAACTTGCACGTGTATTAGTCCAGGACGCAGATCCTCCAAATCGGCAAAGATACGTTCTACTGGACGAACCAGGCGCCAGTTTGGATCCAAACCGACAACACAGAATTCTAATCCTTGCCTCCGAACTCGCCTCCGAAGGCAGAGGAGTATTGGTAATCCTTCACGACTTAAACCTCGCTCTGCGTTATGCGGATCGAGTCGCCGTCTTTAACGATGGAAAACTAAAAGAATGTGGTAAACCGGAACAGGTCTTAAGCGAGAATTTTGTAAACAAGATCTTCAAACTGAGAACGATAAAAATCCCGTTCCCCGAAGGAAAAGGAAGTTTTTTACTTCCTCTCGGCCCGAGCGAAATCGAAGAATCGAATCTAAGCCACATCAAAATTATACAGGAAAATTTCAGGAAAAAAATATGA